One window of the Octopus sinensis linkage group LG9, ASM634580v1, whole genome shotgun sequence genome contains the following:
- the LOC115215612 gene encoding 5-formyltetrahydrofolate cyclo-ligase, whose amino-acid sequence MATIQTAKAVMRKKCRHTLSLIPDEDKIKQSEIISRKLMNLPEFEASKRISIYLSTSDEVRTESIMKKILASNKTCFIPHYSGTSMKMVALKSLEDYENLPLTNWNIKQPSDDDVRTDALETGGLDLIVMPGLAFSLAGARLGRGKGYYDAYLKKCYEYGNKPITIALCFHQMLFDNIPVIPGSDMFVNKVIYPDEADLMESRTR is encoded by the exons ATGGCCACGATACAAACAGCGAAAGCTGTGATGAGAAAGAAATGCAGACACACTCTGTCTTTAATACCAGACGAAGACAAAATCAAACAATCAGAGATCATTTCGAGAAAg TTGATGAATCTACCAGAATTTGAAGCCAGTAAACGAATCTCAATCTACCTGAGTACTTCTGATGAGGTGCGGACAGAatcaattatgaagaaaatactGGCTTCCAATAAGACTTGTTTCATTCCACATTATAGTGGCACAAGCATGAAAATGGTAGCACTAAAGTCTCTAGAAGATTATGAAAATCTTCCATTGACTAATTGGAATATAAAGCAacctagtgatgatgatgttcgcACTGATGCTCTAGAAACTG gTGGCTTAGACCTAATTGTGATGCCTGGGCTTGCATTCTCCTTGGCTGGAGCTCGTCTTGGGCGAGGCAAAGGCTACTATGATGCCTAcctgaaaaaatgctatgaatatGGTAACAAACCTATTACAATTGCTTTGTGTTTCCATCAAATGTTATTTGATAACATCCCTGTTATACCAGGTTCCGATATGTTTGTCAACAAGGTTATTTACCCAGATGAAGCAGATCTCATGGAGAGCAGAACTAGATGA